A genomic window from Dama dama isolate Ldn47 chromosome 6, ASM3311817v1, whole genome shotgun sequence includes:
- the CXCL9 gene encoding C-X-C motif chemokine 9, producing the protein MKKRGAHLLLGIIFLTLTGVQGIPAVKNGRCSCIKTSQGMIHPKSLKDLKQFAPSPSCEKTEIIATMKNGDQACLNPDLPEVKELIKKWEKQVNQKKKQKKGKKYQKTKKVSKVKRSQRSSQKKTT; encoded by the exons ATGAAGAAAAGGGGTGCTCATCTCCTTTTGGGTATCATCTTCCTGACTCTGACTGGAGTTCAAG GAatcccagcagtaaagaatggaCGCTGTTCCTGCATCAAAACCAGCCAAGGGATGATCCATCCAAAATCCTTAAAGGACCTTAAACAATTTGCTCCAAGCCCTTCTtgtgagaaaactgaaatcat TGCTACAATGAAGAATGGGGATCAAGCCTGCCTAAACCCAGATTTACCAGAAGTGAAAGAACTGATTAAAAAGTGGGAGAAACAG GTCAAccagaagaaaaagcaaaagaaagggaaaaaatatcaaaaaaccaAGAAAGTTTCAAAAGTTAAAAGATCTCAACGTTCTTCTCAAAAGAAGACTACATGA